AGGCGGGAAATGTCCTTCCACGATCATACGGGCGGTCTATTCTGCCGAAAAGCGCCGTCTCTATACGTGTCTACTTGACAACGCGGGCGAAAGGCGCTCAAATTAAGGTAGCGAAGGAGTAGCGAAGAGAGGCTGAGAAACCTCTCTCTGAATCGTATACAGCAGTCTGCAAAGGGCAGCCGCCCACAGTAAGGGGAGCGAGGAGGTCTCTTTTGCCATCAAGAAAGGGCATGATCGCGCTTATGGGCTCCGGAGAACTCACCGCTACGATGGTCGAGGTTCATAAGGAGATTCTCGCGCGCCTCGGCAGCGCTCCCAAAGCGATCTTTCTCGACACGCCCGCCGGGTTCCAGTTGAATGCCGACCAGTTGTCTGAAAGGGCGGTGGAGTATTTCCGCGTAAACGTCGGCTATCCGATGACTGTCGTTTCATACAAGTCGAAGGACGTCCCTGCCCTCGAAGCTGAACGGGCGTTTCGCATGATGAAAGAGGCCGATTATTTTCTTGTCGGTCCCGGAAGCCCGACATACGCGCTGCGGCAGTGGAAGGGGACTCCTATCCCGGAGATAATCGACCGGCGGATCGAAAGGGGCGCTTGTCTCGTTGCGGCCAGTGCTGCCGCACTCACTGTGGGACGGTTCACGCTACCTGTATACGAGATTTATAAAGTCGGTGAGGAGCTGCGTTGGGTGGAGGGCCTTGACATCCTGAGCTACTTCGGACTCAATGCGCTGGTCATTCCGCACTGGAACAACGCAGAGGGCGGGAATCACGACACCCGCTTCTGCTTCATGGGAGATGCCCGCTTCAGGATTCTCGAGTCGATGCTCCCCGAGGATGTGGGTATCATCGGTCTTGACGAGCACACGGCCTGTCTTATAGACCTCGACAGGGAAGAGTTCTCGATAAAGGGTATCGGCACGGTGACGCTGCGAAACCGTGGAAAGGAGAGGACATTTGGGAGAGGAGAACGCCTCCCTCTCGGCCTGCTTTCGGGAAGCGGTGCCGGCGCTGTCCCTTCAATGTCTCCATCGGA
This is a stretch of genomic DNA from Thermodesulfovibrionales bacterium. It encodes these proteins:
- a CDS encoding Type 1 glutamine amidotransferase-like domain-containing protein → MPSRKGMIALMGSGELTATMVEVHKEILARLGSAPKAIFLDTPAGFQLNADQLSERAVEYFRVNVGYPMTVVSYKSKDVPALEAERAFRMMKEADYFLVGPGSPTYALRQWKGTPIPEIIDRRIERGACLVAASAAALTVGRFTLPVYEIYKVGEELRWVEGLDILSYFGLNALVIPHWNNAEGGNHDTRFCFMGDARFRILESMLPEDVGIIGLDEHTACLIDLDREEFSIKGIGTVTLRNRGKERTFGRGERLPLGLLSGSGAGAVPSMSPSENQFSEPAPLPEESGFWDAVHALEAAFFKGLDNDARDAANALLALDGLIWKAVQENLKPEGIFQARELLREFVVLLGMRLASTPGSRQECLAPLVDELLALRAFFKQNNKWHEADAIRGCLKRSKIEVDDTRDGYHWRLVS